In Osmerus eperlanus chromosome 4, fOsmEpe2.1, whole genome shotgun sequence, the sequence TTTCAGCAGGTAGgaactccctcactcactctttcactcactcgATAACTTAGACTCCCAATTCATGGTTGAATGATGGATGCATATTGTCCAATTGGACAGAGTGGACAGACATTTTTCTGGAAGCCATCAAAATGAAGAGGATGGGACAAAGGAGTCTTACTTGTGAGTTTGTCCTCCCGACAATGACCTTCTTGCACCCTTTACGACCCATCTATGTATATTGACTTTGATCATCTATCTCAACCTTTCTCACAGTTGTTTGGAGCATTTGCTGGACAATGGAGCAGACCCTTCCATGGTCAACTCTAAAGGCTACAGTGCTGTTCACTATGCGGCTTTCCATGGCAACAAGCAGAACTTGGAACTGGTGAGTTAGAATGCCATATGTcatacacacctgaacacagcgTTTATTAAACGACACTTAAACAAGCTGTTGATATTTGACTGATGCAGTCTTGTCTTGCAGCTGCTGGAGATGTCCTTCAATGCACTGGGAGACATAGAGAGCAGTATCCCAGTGAGTCCGCTGCATCTAGCTGTAAGTGCACTGTCCTCTAATCTCTGCCTCTATCTTCTAGGATGTAATCcgggtttttttcttcttctccatccACTGagtgttcctcctctctcccccctcaggctGACCGGGGCCACTGGCAGGCGCTGCGTGTTCTGACGGAGACTGCGGCCTATGTGGATGTGCAGGACGGAGCGGGCCGCTCTGTGCTCTACCTGGCGGCCCAGAGAGGCTACGTCCGCTGTGTAGAGGTCCTGCTCGTCCAGGGGGCTTCATGCCTCCTCAACGACAACAAACGCATGTGGACCCCTCTGCATGTTGCAGGTACTGTATTACTACAGGTTTTACTCCGAGGGGTTCCAGACTAGAAACGCAGAGAAACGTAGACgcttatttttgtatttgttaTTCCCTACCAGCTGCCAATGGCCACGCAGACTGCCTGCTGATGATGATTGAAAATGGGGAGGAGGCTGATCTGACCAATGTCATGGACACACAGGGGCAGTGAGTATGCCCACCAACGTGCTTTGTTGTCTCATCAGTTCAAAGTAGAAACTTAACACAACCAAATGACTGAATGGACAATTGTTATGTTCTCCTGCCTCTCAGGACCCCTCTGATGCTGGCTGTGCTGGGAGGCCATGCTGACTGCGTCCAACTGCTGCTGGAGAAGGGGGCCTGGCCCGACGCCAGGGACAAGCggggcagcacagccctgcacaGAGGAGTGAGTCATCCTGCACAGCAGCCTGTCTGACGGGCTCAGCTGGAGCCAGCAGACCTGATAATGATCCCAGATGGGAGGAACTGTCCATATACATTTTAGAGGCTATGATTCTGATTTGAAAGCGTTACTTTCATAGCCCTGCTTCAGAAGGCCTTTTAACATCCCCTGTGCTCTACAGGCCGTGTTGGGTCGTGAAGACTGTGTGACGGCCCTACTGGACCACAAGGCGTCTGTGCTGTGTCGGGACGCCCAGGGCCGCACGCCCCTGCATTACGCAGCGTCCCATGGCTACACAGACATACTCAGTGGTCTGCTGCAGGCtgccatgacctctgaccccctggACTCTCTGCTGGACCACCATGAGTACACACCATTACACTGGGCTGCGTTCAGAGGTCAGAATGCTTTACCTTCGTGAATGTGATCGAATGTGTCATTATTATTTTATGTATTCAAATATTTATATTCTGTCTCCTGTCAGGGCATGAAGACTGTTTGGAAGTTTTACTTGAGCATAAATCCAGCACTCACAATGAGGGAAATTCTTTCACCCCACTGCACTGTGCTCTGTGAGTAGTTTGAATCTTTCCATCGTCTCTACTTGAATGGTGCATGACCCAGCATTATGTACATTATTCTAACAATAACCTTCCATTGCAGTATGAATGGCCACAGTGGTGCTGCAGAGATGCTGTTAGAATCTGCTGGCGTTCACATGATCAACACCAGAGATTCTAAAGGAAGGTGGGTGTCGACGACAAGGGCTCATCGTCATTGGAACCTCCCCCAGAGCTGCTTTTATAACATAATCAACGTTTCATAACGCCAGATTAGACGTTTATGAGAATCTGATCCTAAATGGTGAAATAATGCATTTTTCCCCAAAACATGGGAAAGATCCAGATTTGCGTTAACGTGGGCTTCTTTCCTCGTACCTGCAGGACTCCGCTCCATGCAGCTGCGTTTGCCGAGGATGTGGCAGGGCTGCAGCTGGTTCTTCGCCACGGAGCAGAGATCAACGCCGTGGACCAAAGCGGTCGCTCCGCTCTGATGGTTGCCTCTGACAAGGGACAGAGTGGCACTGTGGGTAAGAGCCGGAACCTTCTGTACGGTACGCTGTGGTGACAGTCTTGGTGGTGTTAACACGAGTCaggcagtgatgtgtgtgtgtgtgtgtgttgtgtagcgATCCTCTTGCACAGAGCCAAGGCTGACCTGACACTGCTGGATGACAACAGGAACACTGCCCTGCACCTGGCTTGCAGCAAGGTAAGCACAGACGTGTATAGGAACTAGAAGGAAACATTTCCGGGAGCTACAGTTACAGGTGTCTGTTCATTTTGTCGTTGGCGGATTTGTAATTCTGGAGTATTGCTCTCAGGCTCATGAGATGTGTGCCTTGCTCATCCTGGGGGAGATCCACAACCCCACTCTCATAAACGCCACCAACAGTGCACTGCAAATGTGAGTTCGTAAAACAATCTCTTATATTCACGTAGCATAACGGGGTTGAGGCTGGACTTCCCTTGGTGTGTtagtgtgatgatgatgatgatggaagTAGCTGCAGGCCCCTGTGAGCTGGCAGTTGTGATGCtcatccctgtgtgtctctgtgtgctgcTCCAGGCCCCTCCACCTAGCAGCTCGTAACGGCCTGGCCACAGTGGTGCAGGCTCTGCTGAGCCGAGGAGCCACAGTGCTGGCTGtggatgaggagggtgaggcagaATTCTACCCCCACACATGGCCAATGTCGTTGTGTAGTCATTATCGTGCGATAAAGTCCGTCACAGACATGATgtcttatggtgtgtgtgtgtttgtcccccaGGACACACCCCAGCCCTGGCTTGTGCCCCAAACAAAGACGTGGCTGACTGCCTggctctcatcctctccaccaTGAAGCCTTTCCCCCCACGGGACCCTTCTTCCtgcccctgctcctcttcctccgtttCCTCGTCCCCTGGTCTCAACTTGCTGAAGCACTGCGGCATCACCGCTGCCTGCGCACCCCTGCCTAACGGCGGCCTTCACCACGGTTACGTCAAAGACCTCCACGGCACCACGGTGGGCCTGGATGGGTGTCTGTCTGAATGAGGCTGATCCCCAGTCAGTTGCCgtaccaacaccaccaccaaggGGAGACTCCCTTTAAAACAGGAGTGTATCCCTGCACCCATCCACAcccatgcgcgtgtgtgtgtatgtatgcatatgtgtatgtgtgtgatagagagacc encodes:
- the ankrd52a gene encoding serine/threonine-protein phosphatase 6 regulatory ankyrin repeat subunit C, with amino-acid sequence MGVLNIADQPPLVQAIFNRNADEVQSLLHKKEDVNALDQERRTPLHAAACMGDVHIMDVLIESGASVNAKDHIWLTPLHRAAASRNERAVGLLLRRGADANARDKFWQTPLHVAAANRATRCAETLLPQLSNLNMADRTGRTALHHAAQSGFQEMVKLLLNKGANLSAIDKKERQPIHWAAYLGHLEVLKLLVSRSADKSCKDKQGYSPLHAAAASGHIDIVKYLLRLGVEIDEPNAFGNTALHVACYTGQEAVANELVNHGANVNQPNRSGYTPLHLAAVSTNGALCLELLVNNGADVNMQSREGKSPLHMAAIHGRFTRSQILIQNGGEIDCVDKYGNTPLHVAAKYGHELLISTLMTNGADTARQGIHGMFPLHLAVLYGFSDCCRKLLSSGQLYSIVSSMSKEHVLSAGFDINTPDNLGRTCLHAAASGGNVECLNLLLSSGTDLNKRDKMGRTPLHYAAANGRYQCTVTLVSAGAEVNEPDRTGCTPLHYSAASQAFSRVDRHFSGSHQNEEDGTKESYFCLEHLLDNGADPSMVNSKGYSAVHYAAFHGNKQNLELLLEMSFNALGDIESSIPVSPLHLAADRGHWQALRVLTETAAYVDVQDGAGRSVLYLAAQRGYVRCVEVLLVQGASCLLNDNKRMWTPLHVAAANGHADCLLMMIENGEEADLTNVMDTQGQTPLMLAVLGGHADCVQLLLEKGAWPDARDKRGSTALHRGAVLGREDCVTALLDHKASVLCRDAQGRTPLHYAASHGYTDILSGLLQAAMTSDPLDSLLDHHEYTPLHWAAFRGHEDCLEVLLEHKSSTHNEGNSFTPLHCALMNGHSGAAEMLLESAGVHMINTRDSKGRTPLHAAAFAEDVAGLQLVLRHGAEINAVDQSGRSALMVASDKGQSGTVAILLHRAKADLTLLDDNRNTALHLACSKAHEMCALLILGEIHNPTLINATNSALQMPLHLAARNGLATVVQALLSRGATVLAVDEEGHTPALACAPNKDVADCLALILSTMKPFPPRDPSSCPCSSSSVSSSPGLNLLKHCGITAACAPLPNGGLHHGYVKDLHGTTVGLDGCLSE